CCGCCGAGAAAATGGGCGTGGTGATTGAGCGCCTGCAAATCCATGTGGAACTTGATCTCGAAGGCGAGCCCCTGGTGGCCAAGCGGGCAAGGCTGAAGTCAGAGTGCACGCTTAAGGGCGGAGGCGATCCGGCGGAGTTGCTGAAGGTTGCACGAGCAAATTGCATGGTGGCGAATACGCTGCTCGCGGGGGCGGGAGTGAGCTTCAGCTAAAGTTCCTACCCGTCGGCATCCCGTCGTTCTTCCGCGCGACTCTCGCACAAGCTGAAGTTCATATATGGAACAAGCAGGGGTTACTTTTCCTCTGGAACAAACCAAGAACATATGCTAGGATACAGTCATGGCCCAGAACACCGAAATTGAATGGACCGACGCCACTTGGAACCCAGTTACCGGCTGCACCAAGATTGGACCGGGCTGTGACAATTGCTATGCGGCGCGTTTTGCGGAG
This genomic interval from Aestuariivirga litoralis contains the following:
- a CDS encoding OsmC family protein, which translates into the protein MPTISIDYDTIAGTAASLGRHGVHTLIADRAEGKAGGQGLGFGGGPLLALALGGCFSNTAYFTAEKMGVVIERLQIHVELDLEGEPLVAKRARLKSECTLKGGGDPAELLKVARANCMVANTLLAGAGVSFS